The genomic stretch TCGGCGAGTATCTTCAATCTGCCGCCGTAGGTTTGCGCGAGACGCTCGGTTGTAAAGACTTCGCTTGTCGGTCCGGCCGCGACTAACCGCAAATTCAGCAGCACAAGCCAATCGAAATACTCAGTCACCGTTTGCAAATCGTGATGCACCGCCACAACGGTTTTGCCCTGAGATTTCAGTTCGCGCAGCAAGTCAATAATGGCGCGTTCGGTCGTCGCATCCACTCCCGCAAGAGGTTCGTCCATTAAATAGATGTCGGCGTCCTGTGCCAGCGCACGGGCGATGAACACCCGCTGCTGCTGTCCGCCGGAGAGCTGCGAAATCTGACGTGACGCAAAGCCGTGCATGCCCACCTTTTCCAAACATTGCATCGCAATGTCGCGGTCGGCCTTGCCCGGTCTGCGAAACAACCCCAGCCTGCCGTAGCGTCCCATGAGCACGACATCGAGTGCATTGGTCGGGAAATCCCAATCCACGGATTCGCGCTGGGGCACATAGGCGATACGACCGCGTTGCTTCTCCAGCGGTTCATTCCAGATGCGCACATTTCCACTGGCCAGCGGCAGCAGCCCCATGATGGCATTGAGCAGAGTTGACTTTCCCGCGCCGTTAGGTCCCAGCACGCCCACCAGCTTGCCCTGCGGAATCGTCAAATCCACATTCCACAGCACGGGCTTGCGGTCATAGGCCACCGTCACATCGTGCACTTCTATCGGTGCGTGTGTCGTCTGCATGATTATTTCAATGCTTCGTGAATCGTCGTGATGTTGTGGCGAATCATCCCGGGATAGGTTCCTTCGGGAGTTCC from bacterium encodes the following:
- a CDS encoding metal ABC transporter ATP-binding protein encodes the protein MQTTHAPIEVHDVTVAYDRKPVLWNVDLTIPQGKLVGVLGPNGAGKSTLLNAIMGLLPLASGNVRIWNEPLEKQRGRIAYVPQRESVDWDFPTNALDVVLMGRYGRLGLFRRPGKADRDIAMQCLEKVGMHGFASRQISQLSGGQQQRVFIARALAQDADIYLMDEPLAGVDATTERAIIDLLRELKSQGKTVVAVHHDLQTVTEYFDWLVLLNLRLVAAGPTSEVFTTERLAQTYGGRLKILADVADLVQQNSPLKALKHPA